The proteins below come from a single Psychrobacter sp. FDAARGOS_221 genomic window:
- the ftsZ gene encoding cell division protein FtsZ: protein MSKYTMATNSHDLNNGQARFTVFGVGGGGGNAVEHMVQQGVKGVTFVCANTDKQALDRLTADNKLQLGANTNRGLGAGANPEVGREAAEQDEEAIRKLLEDSDMVFITAGMGGGTGTGAAPVVARIAKEMEILTVGVVTTPFKFEGGKRIKAAKAGIDQLSNFVDSIITIPNDKLLKVYGNISMQDAFKKADDVLMHAVQGIAQTISSEGVINIDFNDIRTAMTAKGHAMMGIGRASGEDRARQATEKAIRSPLLDNLLLENAKGLIVNVVSSESVTLDELNEITEVVNDITDIEEANIFIGTVIDEKLGEDLHVTVIATGLTLDESKDQPKAAGIPSIKSNEKVDPQKHPSALSTHQRAQQAPTQTQSANPFAGGGSNQSAPKTSNSIQDYLKRQQNR from the coding sequence ATGTCTAAATACACAATGGCTACCAATAGCCACGATTTAAATAATGGTCAAGCGCGTTTCACAGTATTCGGTGTTGGCGGTGGCGGCGGTAACGCGGTCGAGCACATGGTACAGCAAGGCGTTAAAGGTGTTACTTTTGTATGCGCCAACACGGATAAGCAAGCATTAGATAGACTGACCGCAGATAACAAACTGCAGTTAGGTGCTAATACTAACCGTGGTTTAGGTGCGGGCGCTAATCCAGAAGTAGGTCGTGAAGCTGCGGAGCAAGATGAAGAAGCCATTCGCAAGCTACTTGAAGATTCAGACATGGTATTTATCACTGCCGGTATGGGTGGCGGTACAGGTACTGGTGCAGCACCAGTGGTTGCTCGTATTGCCAAAGAGATGGAAATCTTAACGGTTGGTGTTGTCACCACGCCATTCAAATTCGAAGGTGGTAAACGTATCAAAGCGGCAAAAGCAGGCATAGACCAGCTGTCTAACTTTGTTGACTCTATCATTACCATCCCGAACGATAAGCTATTAAAAGTGTATGGTAATATTTCAATGCAAGACGCCTTCAAAAAGGCAGACGATGTATTGATGCATGCTGTACAAGGTATCGCACAAACTATCTCTAGCGAAGGTGTGATCAACATTGACTTTAACGATATTCGCACTGCAATGACTGCCAAAGGTCATGCAATGATGGGTATTGGTCGTGCTAGTGGTGAAGATCGTGCGCGTCAAGCCACTGAAAAAGCTATTCGTTCACCATTGTTAGACAACTTATTGCTTGAAAATGCAAAAGGCTTGATCGTAAACGTGGTGTCATCAGAGTCAGTCACTCTTGATGAGTTAAACGAAATCACTGAAGTGGTTAACGACATCACTGATATTGAAGAAGCCAATATCTTTATCGGTACTGTTATTGATGAGAAGCTAGGTGAAGATCTACATGTGACTGTTATTGCAACTGGTCTGACTCTAGATGAGTCAAAAGATCAGCCTAAAGCAGCTGGCATTCCTTCTATTAAAAGTAACGAAAAAGTAGATCCTCAGAAGCATCCAAGTGCATTGTCAACGCATCAAAGAGCGCAGCAAGCACCTACTCAAACCCAATCAGCTAATCCGTTTGCAGGTGGTGGTTCAAATCAATCAGCGCCAAAAACTTCTAATAGCATCCAGGATTACTTGAAGCGTCAACAAAACCGTTAA
- the ftsA gene encoding cell division protein FtsA: MSKPENLLAVIHLSATAVYVVVGDVISVNDIRIKGVGKASNEDFQQGQINSFDRLKNAIRKAITDAEEMANCRIHSAWLTLSTPELKSYNVSGTVELDTLNGDEAIEIRHIVHALTKAKEGVLQNTHYVMHHCQQGILLDNQTKMVDDAIGMHAKKVNVMYHLMMMPVVSRQNIQKLIQSCDVSIDHVLFDAVSTAEYGLRQEDRQQGVCLIDIGASTTSVCVYRENKLIFTCCIEEGGHKVTMDISAELGITMAAAEKLKIEKGTVDIQSADPSRFFTLSNKDTSEELLFNPLELAKVIEARYIELYRIIFQKLYDEGLMDYLKGGVVLAGGGSQVAGMLSFSKRLLNMPVHYTTPHEAIAAYDCFESNDKKYKELNGWVNNRSLQTAFGALLYSQSEQFKHSEKSSPEALEVNKLTKLHSWKQSLSNFFKNIL, encoded by the coding sequence ATGAGTAAACCTGAGAATTTATTAGCCGTAATCCATTTAAGCGCCACAGCAGTTTATGTTGTTGTTGGCGATGTTATTTCTGTTAATGATATTCGTATTAAAGGGGTAGGGAAGGCAAGTAATGAGGATTTTCAGCAAGGTCAAATTAACTCTTTCGATCGGTTAAAAAATGCCATTCGTAAAGCCATTACCGATGCTGAAGAGATGGCAAACTGCCGTATTCACAGTGCTTGGCTCACATTATCAACCCCTGAGTTAAAAAGCTATAATGTGTCCGGTACTGTAGAGTTAGACACGTTAAATGGCGATGAAGCCATTGAAATTCGCCATATTGTTCATGCATTGACCAAGGCGAAAGAAGGTGTACTACAAAACACGCATTATGTCATGCACCATTGCCAGCAAGGCATCCTATTAGACAATCAAACCAAAATGGTAGATGATGCGATAGGAATGCATGCCAAAAAAGTCAATGTCATGTATCATTTGATGATGATGCCTGTTGTTAGCCGTCAGAACATACAAAAATTGATACAGTCTTGTGATGTCAGTATTGACCATGTGTTGTTTGATGCGGTATCGACAGCGGAGTATGGCTTAAGACAAGAAGATCGTCAGCAAGGCGTTTGTTTAATTGATATTGGTGCCAGCACGACCAGTGTTTGTGTTTATCGAGAAAACAAACTGATTTTCACCTGCTGCATTGAAGAAGGTGGCCACAAAGTGACGATGGATATCTCAGCTGAGCTGGGTATAACCATGGCGGCTGCCGAAAAATTGAAGATTGAAAAGGGTACGGTAGATATACAAAGTGCGGACCCCAGTCGCTTTTTCACCCTTTCAAATAAAGATACCAGCGAAGAATTACTGTTCAATCCTTTAGAATTGGCCAAAGTAATTGAAGCGCGCTACATTGAGCTATATCGTATCATATTCCAGAAGTTATATGACGAAGGCTTGATGGACTATTTGAAAGGTGGCGTGGTATTAGCCGGTGGCGGCAGTCAGGTTGCTGGTATGCTTAGTTTTTCAAAGCGTTTGTTAAATATGCCGGTACACTATACGACACCGCATGAAGCAATAGCGGCTTATGATTGTTTTGAAAGCAATGACAAAAAGTACAAAGAGCTTAATGGATGGGTTAATAATCGATCTTTACAAACTGCTTTTGGTGCCTTGTTATATAGCCAAAGTGAACAGTTTAAGCACAGTGAAAAAAGCTCACCTGAAGCACTTGAGGTTAATAAGTTAACCAAGCTGCACTCATGGAAGCAAAGCTTAAGCAACTTTTTTAAGAACATTTTATAA
- a CDS encoding cell division protein FtsQ/DivIB, translating to MNKTSPNLSKFLTARVWVAIAVVLFVTLFLLVANRVYHSQPAKVVVNPKNLDAAEYQKLNDMLAEEQVGSFFTVKLPQLKNQVLQQDWVSQVDIERRWGEGVVITVLPREPVARFGSEHLIDVEGQVFRPVNEADLQQNNLIMLQGDADQSILIMQQMQQINQWFAPLKMQVADMVLTPRMTWIIRFTNNQRVIVDNEMTSQKLMNLSQLLQHQLSDKREKISAIDLRYKNGFVIDWKAEQPSNNSPNTNSDANSTDI from the coding sequence GTGAATAAAACCTCGCCGAACTTGAGTAAATTCTTAACCGCAAGGGTGTGGGTCGCTATTGCAGTGGTACTGTTTGTCACTCTGTTTTTGTTAGTTGCCAATAGAGTGTATCACTCGCAACCTGCCAAAGTGGTGGTGAATCCCAAAAACTTGGATGCAGCCGAATATCAAAAACTAAATGATATGCTTGCTGAAGAGCAAGTGGGCAGTTTTTTCACGGTAAAATTACCGCAATTGAAAAACCAAGTGTTGCAGCAAGATTGGGTGAGCCAAGTTGATATCGAGCGTAGATGGGGTGAGGGGGTAGTCATTACGGTATTACCTCGAGAGCCGGTTGCTCGTTTTGGCAGTGAGCACTTAATCGATGTAGAAGGCCAAGTGTTTCGTCCGGTTAATGAGGCCGATTTGCAGCAAAACAATTTGATTATGCTGCAAGGCGATGCCGATCAGTCGATTTTAATTATGCAGCAAATGCAGCAAATCAATCAGTGGTTCGCACCTTTGAAAATGCAGGTTGCTGATATGGTGTTGACGCCACGAATGACTTGGATTATTCGATTTACCAATAATCAGCGCGTTATTGTTGATAATGAGATGACCTCACAAAAGTTGATGAATTTAAGTCAGCTATTACAACACCAGCTGTCTGATAAACGCGAAAAGATCAGTGCCATTGATTTGCGTTATAAAAATGGATTTGTGATTGATTGGAAAGCTGAGCAGCCAAGCAATAACAGCCCAAATACAAATAGTGATGCAAATTCGACTGATATCTAG
- a CDS encoding D-alanine--D-alanine ligase codes for MTDSAIQSTPDTLATSTDATTGSTVKDPKVFGKVAVVYGGNSNERAVSLDSGAAVLKALQDQGVDATHFDPKDQDITELKNYDRVFNVLHGRGGEDGQLQGLLDWLGIPQTGSGVLASAIGMDKVRTKQLWQGCGLSTAPFSILTEDTDWQQIVNTLGLPLMVKPVHEGSSIGMSKVNTLDELPEAYAMAAGCGDVVMAEKWITGREFTIVVIDDEAYPVIRLEPADVANFYDYEAKYNRNDTAYHIPCGLSEQDEAHLQALSVAAFKAVDAKGWGRIDAMQDEAGQFWLLEINTVPGMTSHSLVPMAAKARGMDFEQLCWHILAQTL; via the coding sequence ATGACTGATTCTGCCATCCAATCAACACCAGATACTTTAGCCACTAGCACTGACGCGACCACTGGTTCAACTGTCAAAGACCCTAAAGTCTTTGGTAAAGTTGCCGTGGTGTATGGCGGTAACAGTAATGAGCGTGCTGTTTCTTTAGACAGTGGCGCTGCTGTATTAAAAGCGTTGCAAGACCAAGGGGTTGATGCGACCCATTTTGATCCTAAAGATCAAGACATCACAGAGCTGAAGAACTATGACAGAGTCTTTAACGTGCTACATGGTCGTGGCGGTGAAGATGGTCAGCTGCAAGGCTTACTAGATTGGTTGGGTATCCCGCAAACCGGCTCTGGTGTTTTAGCCTCAGCAATTGGTATGGACAAAGTGCGTACCAAACAGCTTTGGCAAGGTTGTGGCCTGTCAACAGCACCATTTTCAATTTTGACGGAAGACACTGATTGGCAGCAAATCGTTAATACTTTAGGATTGCCATTAATGGTTAAGCCAGTACACGAAGGCTCAAGTATTGGCATGAGTAAGGTAAATACTTTAGACGAGTTGCCAGAAGCCTATGCTATGGCGGCAGGCTGTGGTGACGTAGTTATGGCTGAAAAGTGGATTACTGGCCGTGAATTCACCATTGTTGTCATCGATGACGAAGCGTATCCAGTGATTCGCTTAGAGCCAGCCGATGTGGCTAACTTTTACGATTATGAAGCGAAATATAATCGCAATGACACCGCCTACCATATCCCTTGTGGATTATCGGAACAAGATGAAGCGCACCTACAAGCATTAAGTGTTGCTGCATTCAAAGCGGTAGACGCAAAAGGATGGGGCCGTATTGATGCGATGCAAGATGAAGCTGGTCAGTTTTGGTTATTAGAAATTAATACCGTCCCAGGTATGACCAGCCACAGCTTGGTGCCAATGGCAGCCAAAGCACGTGGTATGGACTTTGAGCAGTTATGCTGGCATATCTTGGCACAAACCCTATAA
- the murC gene encoding UDP-N-acetylmuramate--L-alanine ligase, translating to MPKAALPKRLIEIPEMRRIKCIHFIGIGGAGMCGIAEVMKNQGYGVSGSDIKESLVTRRLADLGVEICIGHDSKNIANADVVVVSSAIDRKNPEIQAALKAQLPVVRRADMLGELMRYRHGIAVAGAHGKTTTTSLLTMMMTEAGLDPTYVIGGKLNASGKNASLGESRYLIAEADESDASFLTLHPMAAIVTNIDQDHMETYENSFDKLKAAYIQFLQNMPFYGLAVICGDDKELYAMIDDIGRPVQTYGFEPHNNVQATDVRVEGTKTHFTVLRKDHEPLPLTLNIPGQHNVLNALAAITMATDEGVDDEAIKRALAKFAGVGRRFEQQACVEKDDGDVLLIDDYGHHPVEVAATIKAARESYPERRLVMLFQPHRYTRTRDCFDDFVAVLSQVDELLLMDVYSAGETPIVGADTKALARSIRLRGEVEPMLVDKDDLAPVMRRVLKTGDMLITQGAGNVGQVCQDLAANDLYIKE from the coding sequence ATGCCAAAAGCAGCCTTGCCAAAACGATTGATTGAAATTCCAGAAATGCGCCGTATCAAATGCATTCACTTTATTGGGATTGGTGGGGCAGGTATGTGTGGTATAGCTGAGGTTATGAAAAATCAAGGCTATGGCGTTAGTGGATCAGATATTAAAGAAAGCCTAGTGACCAGACGATTGGCTGATCTGGGTGTAGAAATTTGCATTGGCCATGACTCTAAGAATATTGCCAATGCTGACGTGGTGGTGGTGTCTTCAGCCATTGACCGTAAAAACCCTGAGATTCAAGCGGCGCTAAAAGCACAGCTGCCAGTAGTACGTCGAGCGGATATGTTGGGTGAGCTTATGCGTTATCGCCATGGTATCGCAGTGGCTGGTGCACACGGCAAAACCACAACGACCAGTTTGTTAACCATGATGATGACAGAGGCCGGATTAGATCCGACTTATGTGATTGGTGGTAAGTTAAATGCGTCAGGTAAAAATGCCTCACTTGGCGAAAGTCGCTATTTAATTGCAGAAGCCGATGAGTCAGATGCTTCGTTTTTAACACTGCATCCAATGGCTGCCATTGTGACCAATATCGATCAAGATCATATGGAAACGTATGAAAACAGCTTCGATAAGTTAAAGGCGGCTTATATTCAGTTCTTACAAAACATGCCATTTTATGGTTTGGCCGTCATCTGTGGTGATGACAAAGAGCTGTATGCGATGATTGATGATATTGGTCGTCCTGTACAGACCTATGGCTTTGAGCCGCATAACAATGTGCAAGCCACTGACGTTAGAGTTGAAGGCACCAAGACCCACTTTACCGTATTACGCAAAGATCATGAGCCGCTACCGTTGACATTGAACATTCCTGGACAACATAATGTACTCAATGCGCTTGCAGCCATTACCATGGCGACCGATGAAGGCGTCGATGATGAGGCTATTAAGCGTGCGTTGGCTAAGTTTGCTGGTGTCGGCCGTCGATTTGAGCAGCAAGCCTGTGTTGAAAAAGATGACGGTGATGTGTTATTGATTGATGATTATGGTCATCATCCGGTTGAAGTTGCTGCTACCATTAAAGCTGCTCGCGAGAGTTATCCTGAGCGCCGTTTGGTTATGTTATTCCAACCACATCGCTACACACGTACGCGTGATTGCTTCGATGATTTCGTTGCCGTATTATCACAAGTTGATGAGCTGCTGCTGATGGATGTCTATAGCGCTGGTGAAACGCCGATTGTTGGTGCAGACACCAAGGCTTTAGCACGCAGCATTCGCTTACGCGGTGAAGTTGAGCCGATGTTAGTCGATAAAGATGATTTAGCGCCAGTGATGCGCCGTGTTTTAAAAACAGGTGATATGCTTATCACCCAAGGTGCAGGTAATGTAGGTCAGGTTTGTCAGGATTTGGCAGCCAATGACTTGTACATAAAAGAATAA
- the murG gene encoding undecaprenyldiphospho-muramoylpentapeptide beta-N-acetylglucosaminyltransferase encodes MSHPQNAVVTAKQSPNVLMMAAGTGGHVFPALAVAEELSQRGANIHWLGTPQGMENDLVRPVGYTFHTIDMQGLRGKGIGRLLKMPFTLSQAMLASIKIIKQNNIDVVVGFGGYVSAPGGLAAKATKTPLIIHEQNAIAGMSNRYLAKIATKVLQAFPNTFGDSESADNPKLETVGNPVRETICDIAPPEERYDTEDDSPLKLLIVGGSLGAAALNRTVPEALAQIDKPFEVHHQCGRNNLADTEHQYHAVNKDVHKVTVKPFIDDMAAAYAWADVIVCRAGALTVTEIQNVGLAAIFVPLPHAVDDHQTANARSLAVEGAAYLVAQSKLSAEYLAEILLELDRAKCQDMAIKGRALANPESTEVTADFIWSQLR; translated from the coding sequence GTGAGTCATCCACAAAATGCAGTCGTTACTGCCAAGCAATCCCCCAATGTACTCATGATGGCAGCAGGTACAGGCGGACACGTGTTCCCTGCATTGGCTGTCGCCGAAGAGCTGAGTCAAAGAGGCGCGAATATCCATTGGTTGGGTACACCGCAAGGCATGGAAAATGACTTGGTGAGACCTGTCGGCTATACCTTTCACACCATTGATATGCAAGGCCTGCGGGGTAAGGGCATTGGTCGATTATTAAAAATGCCTTTTACCTTATCGCAAGCGATGCTGGCCAGTATTAAAATTATCAAACAAAACAATATCGATGTGGTAGTCGGCTTTGGTGGTTATGTCAGCGCCCCAGGTGGATTGGCAGCAAAAGCAACCAAAACCCCGTTAATCATTCATGAGCAAAATGCCATTGCCGGGATGAGTAATCGTTATTTGGCTAAGATTGCGACCAAAGTGTTACAAGCATTCCCAAATACTTTTGGTGACAGTGAGAGCGCAGATAACCCAAAACTTGAAACCGTCGGCAATCCAGTACGTGAAACTATTTGTGATATTGCGCCACCTGAAGAGCGTTATGATACTGAAGATGATAGTCCATTAAAGTTATTAATTGTTGGTGGGTCATTGGGTGCAGCAGCACTGAACCGTACTGTGCCAGAAGCCTTAGCTCAAATAGATAAGCCGTTTGAAGTGCATCATCAGTGTGGCCGTAATAACTTAGCCGATACTGAGCATCAGTATCATGCGGTTAATAAAGACGTTCATAAAGTGACTGTTAAGCCGTTTATTGATGACATGGCCGCAGCCTACGCTTGGGCGGATGTGATTGTTTGTCGTGCCGGGGCTTTAACCGTGACCGAGATTCAAAATGTGGGCTTGGCTGCAATTTTTGTGCCTTTACCACATGCAGTCGATGATCACCAAACAGCCAATGCGCGCTCACTTGCGGTAGAAGGTGCGGCTTATTTGGTGGCTCAGAGTAAATTGAGCGCTGAATATTTGGCGGAGATTTTGTTAGAGCTAGACCGTGCTAAGTGTCAAGATATGGCTATCAAGGGCAGAGCCTTGGCCAATCCTGAATCTACCGAGGTGACAGCGGACTTTATTTGGTCACAGTTGCGATAG
- a CDS encoding DUF2147 domain-containing protein, whose amino-acid sequence MNMFAKSLLLTTGLAFSMVASAADQLNNTKWTTYNDKGQPDSVLQFTESNGKLSAKIVKILDPRAAGKSVCDTCKGKFKNKPLTGATVLWDLKADPKNPNKYIDGKGIEPESGMTFSGKGELKGNTLELRGYKGISFLGKTRILKRRN is encoded by the coding sequence ATGAATATGTTCGCAAAATCGCTTTTATTAACAACAGGTTTGGCCTTTAGCATGGTTGCCAGTGCCGCTGACCAGCTAAACAATACCAAATGGACCACTTATAATGATAAGGGTCAGCCAGATTCAGTATTACAGTTTACTGAAAGCAACGGCAAGTTATCTGCAAAAATCGTTAAAATATTAGACCCACGTGCTGCAGGCAAGAGCGTTTGTGATACCTGTAAAGGTAAATTCAAAAACAAACCGCTAACCGGCGCCACTGTTCTTTGGGATTTAAAAGCAGATCCAAAAAATCCTAATAAATATATTGATGGTAAAGGTATTGAGCCAGAAAGTGGTATGACTTTCTCTGGTAAAGGCGAGTTAAAAGGGAATACATTAGAGTTACGTGGTTATAAAGGTATCTCATTTTTAGGTAAAACACGCATTTTAAAACGCCGTAACTAA
- the gshB gene encoding glutathione synthase, with amino-acid sequence MNKEQSKSLNILVVMDPIETVNYKKDSTLAMMWSASDRGHRLGYCQIHDLWLDKGSLKVDAQAVTVRRDPQDFYSLEEKVTQPITDYDVILMRKDPPFNMRFLYSTYMLDHAKAAGVLVVNDPQAIRDCNEKLFATWFSDLMSPTIVTSKQSHIRQFIKEHQDVIVKPLDGMGGTGIFRLTEDSPNIGATLEMLTELETLPIMAQRYLPEIKEGDKRILIVDGEVVPYSLARIPVKGETRGNLAAGGQGVAMPVTEQEMAVAKTVAPIVKDKALMFVGLDVIGGKITEINVTSPTCIREINDQCGTDIGTDLILAIERKLASN; translated from the coding sequence ATGAATAAAGAACAATCAAAGTCGCTTAATATTCTAGTGGTTATGGACCCGATTGAGACGGTCAACTACAAAAAAGATAGCACGCTTGCGATGATGTGGTCGGCCAGTGATCGTGGTCACCGTTTGGGTTATTGTCAAATTCATGATTTATGGCTGGATAAAGGATCATTAAAAGTTGACGCGCAGGCGGTTACCGTTCGCCGTGATCCGCAAGACTTCTATAGTCTGGAAGAGAAGGTGACTCAGCCTATTACCGATTATGACGTGATTTTGATGCGCAAAGACCCGCCGTTTAACATGCGCTTCTTATATAGTACCTATATGCTTGACCATGCTAAGGCTGCCGGTGTACTGGTAGTCAATGATCCACAGGCCATCCGTGATTGTAATGAAAAGCTATTTGCCACTTGGTTTAGCGACTTGATGAGCCCAACCATTGTCACTAGCAAACAGTCGCATATTCGTCAGTTTATTAAAGAGCATCAAGATGTAATCGTGAAGCCATTAGATGGTATGGGCGGTACAGGTATCTTTAGACTAACTGAGGATAGCCCAAACATTGGCGCGACACTTGAGATGCTTACTGAGCTTGAAACCTTACCGATTATGGCACAGCGTTATTTGCCTGAGATTAAAGAGGGCGATAAGCGTATTTTAATTGTTGACGGTGAGGTAGTGCCTTATAGCTTGGCGCGTATTCCAGTAAAAGGGGAGACGCGTGGCAACTTAGCGGCGGGTGGCCAAGGCGTGGCGATGCCAGTGACAGAGCAAGAGATGGCAGTGGCTAAAACAGTCGCACCAATTGTTAAAGACAAAGCGCTAATGTTCGTAGGCCTTGATGTTATCGGCGGCAAGATTACCGAAATTAATGTCACTAGCCCGACTTGTATTCGAGAAATTAATGATCAGTGCGGCACAGACATTGGCACTGATCTCATCCTAGCCATTGAGAGAAAACTGGCGAGTAATTAA
- the pyrE gene encoding orotate phosphoribosyltransferase, whose protein sequence is MSSSLASNRFSRHNFIQLALSNDVLKFGEYVLKSGRISPYFFNAGLLATGEMLSLLANGYADVLAEQVKASGNNDLVIFGAAYKGIPFVAATAQALWNNHGINAQWGYNRKEVKDHGEGGNLVGADVSGKAVWVLDDVITAGTAMREVVDILSAANATVAGIIVALDRKEKGQNEQSAIQELASTLSVPVQALVDMDDIIDYVEQQGDSTQLAKMRHYREQYGV, encoded by the coding sequence ATGTCATCTTCTCTTGCTAGCAACCGTTTTAGTCGTCATAACTTTATCCAATTGGCGCTGTCAAATGATGTATTGAAGTTTGGTGAGTATGTACTTAAGTCAGGCCGCATCAGTCCTTATTTCTTTAATGCTGGTTTATTAGCAACCGGTGAAATGTTATCGCTGCTTGCAAATGGCTATGCAGATGTATTGGCCGAGCAGGTTAAAGCATCAGGCAATAATGATTTGGTTATCTTTGGCGCGGCTTATAAAGGTATTCCTTTTGTCGCAGCGACTGCACAAGCGTTATGGAACAATCATGGTATCAATGCACAATGGGGATATAACCGCAAAGAGGTCAAAGATCATGGTGAAGGCGGTAATCTAGTCGGTGCTGATGTCAGCGGCAAAGCTGTCTGGGTACTCGATGATGTGATTACAGCAGGTACCGCGATGCGTGAAGTGGTCGATATTTTGTCAGCAGCCAATGCCACGGTAGCGGGCATTATTGTTGCTTTAGACCGTAAAGAAAAAGGTCAAAATGAGCAGTCGGCCATTCAAGAGTTGGCATCAACCTTATCCGTACCTGTGCAGGCGTTAGTCGATATGGATGACATTATTGATTATGTTGAGCAGCAAGGTGACTCGACACAGTTGGCAAAAATGCGTCACTATCGTGAACAATATGGTGTTTAA
- a CDS encoding NAD-dependent epimerase/dehydratase family protein has translation MNGQTEFKPLIIGQGDIGLAVTNALANQDIKVTGLARGERHQYELANTAEYLQADAHDLTAEQLSPFTHIAIIVAPDNYQATDYQQTYFGIAEHIATLADNLPQLERVVFISSTGVYGQDNGEWIDETVIPQTPKREASGYILQAEQVLQSAYAARAVIIRPSGIYGKQRLMRVRKASESNKQPMPKYAWTNRIMDTDLVNIVVQVLLEDEKQLKPMYLATDYAPVTSFELSSWLSNKLGSDAPELSQLDTHKMIGKRLHSNIPRDWLQYPDWRVGYQHILSTIEASAIK, from the coding sequence ATGAATGGGCAAACTGAATTTAAACCACTTATTATCGGTCAAGGCGATATCGGTCTGGCAGTAACGAATGCATTAGCCAATCAAGATATAAAAGTCACTGGGCTGGCACGCGGTGAGCGTCATCAATATGAACTGGCTAATACGGCTGAATACTTACAAGCAGATGCTCATGATCTAACAGCCGAGCAGCTAAGTCCGTTTACTCATATCGCTATTATTGTCGCCCCTGATAACTATCAAGCGACCGATTATCAGCAGACTTACTTTGGTATTGCTGAGCACATCGCGACGTTAGCGGACAATTTGCCACAGCTTGAGCGCGTGGTATTTATATCATCCACTGGTGTCTATGGTCAGGATAACGGTGAATGGATAGATGAAACCGTCATTCCGCAAACACCAAAGCGCGAGGCATCAGGTTACATTTTACAAGCAGAGCAGGTGTTACAATCGGCATATGCTGCGCGGGCGGTTATCATCCGCCCTAGTGGTATCTATGGTAAGCAGCGTTTGATGCGTGTCCGCAAAGCGAGTGAGAGCAACAAACAGCCAATGCCAAAATATGCATGGACCAACCGAATCATGGATACAGATTTGGTCAATATCGTGGTTCAAGTGCTGTTAGAAGACGAGAAGCAGCTGAAACCAATGTATCTAGCGACTGATTATGCACCTGTGACCTCATTTGAGCTCAGCTCTTGGCTGTCAAACAAGCTTGGCAGTGATGCACCAGAGCTATCACAGTTAGATACTCATAAAATGATCGGCAAACGGTTACACAGTAATATCCCGCGAGATTGGCTACAATACCCAGATTGGCGTGTCGGTTATCAACACATTTTGTCAACGATTGAAGCATCTGCCATTAAATAG